The Prinia subflava isolate CZ2003 ecotype Zambia chromosome 18, Cam_Psub_1.2, whole genome shotgun sequence genome has a window encoding:
- the USP53 gene encoding inactive ubiquitin carboxyl-terminal hydrolase 53: MAWVKFLRKPGGNLGKVYQPGSILSLAPTKGLLNEPGQNSCFLNSAVQVLWQLDIFRRSLRGLTGHVCQGDACIFCALKAIFSQFQHSREKALPSDNMRHALAESFKDEQRFQLGFMDDAAECFENILERIHFHLVPNSETDMCTSKSCISHQKFAMTLYEQCVCRSCGASSDPLPFTEFVRYISTTALCNEVEKMMERHERLKPEMFAELLQAANTADDYRKCPSNCGQKIKIRRVLMNCPEIVTIGLVWDSEHSDLTEEVMRNLATQLYLPGLFYRVTDENAKNSELFLVGMICYTSRHYCAFAFHTKSCKWVLFDDANVKEIGTKWKDVVSRCIRCHFQPLLLFYANPDGTAVSPEDAPKQIIHWSQCRAAGGNAEDLGFEKHSAAKSDHVKENGIGESTNQRSNKKLQPDNPAFSRSHIQASGGRGPAKLGYTEQKDRLKDLSRECAQKAADMKSFTSLRKDADRGPRKEPGRQRDLIAEDRSSAKSGSPPVGNALRHCADQRIYGSQGRGPYKHDSQAPHQAKLSAHGANKAEPSPAGERPVTRTRTDGITGYDTDTSQDSRDKGSGSSRSRSKGWKPMRETLNVDSIFSETEKKQHSPKHKANLSSKSKHEKERSFNHWPKENQMQKGLMTIYEDETKQDTGSRSSLDSEGKGNAEKSKGFTERKIHGDNWQIQRTESGYESSDHISNGSANPDSPVIEGISTADAKNVKESASCSEQNLPTKKADSMVHSVPQQNRSFHAPDLRKDQINSEVNYRPHPHVGFPTELHLQVPTPPVKRAEMPETNRKTFPSSALQPVVREIVKSDRSKADEPSPSEWLHADRWERVNVPGCCADSASHPFPDSACGRKPTPSDAPVPAQPQTHHTRSVSQHTLGPKPGLLPCAPQGLPERPALPAPASELAGHLLRRAEPLWVPEAVYQNIPPPLPPKKYALSTLAASESNSVADVKSTEALQNSPLRPTGAPSKSASEASAVPAEQRLKEPLPGNEVFAHKPDSPPRLSVNEFWTVSENMLKKGSRHTGASPGCVDGNDSMSLTTYFSVDSCMTDTYRLKYHQRPKLYFTESGSFHKEKHPPAAGVDLNATYPVTLEPRHPTPEQRYKANAEGIHCSR, translated from the exons ATGGCATGGGTGAAATTCCTAAGAAAACCCGGGGGTAACCTTGGAAAAGTTTATCAGCCTGGAAGTATCTTGTCCCTGGCCCCTACAAAAGGCTTATTAAATGAACCTGGACAAAACAGCTGCTTTCTTAATAGTGCTGTTCAG gTATTATGGCAACTTGACATATTTCGACGAAGTTTAAGAGGTTTAACTGGGCATGTGTGTCAAGGAGATGCCTGCATATTTTGTGCTTTAAAG GCAATCTTCTCACAGTTCCAGCACAGCCGAGAAAAAGCCCTCCCGTCGGACAACATGAGACACGCCCTGGCAGAAAGCTTCAAGGACGAGCAGCGTTTCCAGCTGGGATTCATGGATGATGCAGCAGAATGCTTT gaaaatatcCTTGAGAGGATACATTTCCACTTAGTGCCAAACAGTGAAACAGATATGTGCACTTCGAAATCTTGTATTTCTCACCAGAAGTTTGCTATGACGCTGTATGAGCAG tgtgTGTGTCGCAGCTGTGGAGCATCATCAGATCCATTGCCTTTTACGGAATTTGTGCGTTACATTTCCACCACAGCCCTGTG tAATGAAGTAGAAAAAATGATGGAGAGGCATGAACGTCTCAAGCCAGAAATGTTTGCGGAATTGCTGCAGGCAGCAAATACTGCTGATGACTACAGAAAGTGCCCT aGTAATTGTggtcaaaaaataaaaattcgTCGTGTTCTTATGAATTGTCCTGAGATTGTCACCATCGGCTTGGTCTGGGATTCAGAACACTCTGATCTGACAGAAGAGGTTATGCGGAATCTGGCAACGCAACTCTATCTTCCAGGG CTGTTTTATAGGGTTACAGATGAAAATGCCAAAAACAGTGAGCTTTTTCTTGTGGGAATGATTTGCTACACGAGCCGACATTACTGTGCCTTTGCCTTTCACACCAAGAGCTGCAAATGGGTGCTGTTTGATGATGCTAATGTAAAAGAG ATTGGAACAAAATGGAAAGACGTGGTGTCCAGGTGCATTCGATGTCACTTCCAGCCATTGCTGCTATTTTATGCTAACCCAGATGGCACAGCTGTGTCTCCTGAAGATGCACCAAAGCAGATTATTCACTGGTCtcagtgcagggcagcaggaggaaatgcGGAAGACCTGG GATTTGAAAAGCATTCTGCTGCTAAATCAGACCATGTGAAAGAGAATGGAATTGGAGAGTCCACTAATCAAAGGAGTAATAAAAAACTTCAGCCAGATAATCCAGCATTCAGTAGAAGCCATATTCAAGCAAGTGGTGGTAGAGGTCCAG CCAAGTTGGGATATACCGAACAAAAGGACAGGCTGAAGGACTTATCCAGAGAGTGTGCCCAGAAAGCTGCTGACATGAAAAGCTTCACATCTTTGCGGAAAGATGCGGACAGGGGACCAAGGAAAGAGCCAGGGAGACAAAGag ACTTGATTGCGGAGGACCGTTCCAGTGCCAAGTCAGGGTCTCCTCCGGTTGGAAATGCACTGAGGCACTGCGCGGATCAGCGGATCTAcggcagccagggaaggggccCCTACAAGCACGACAGCCAAGCACCTCACCAGGCAAAGCTTTCTGCACACGGAGCAAACAAAGCAGAGCCTTCTCCTGCTGGGGAGAGGCCAGTGACAAGGACACGCACCGACGGCATCACTGGCTACGACACGGACACCAGTCAGGACTCCAGGGACAAAggaagtggcagcagcaggagcaggagtaAAGGTTGGAAACCAATGCGAGAGACGCTGAACGTAGACAGCATTTTCAGTGAGACTGAGAAAAAACAGCACAGCCCAAAGCACAAAGCAAACCTGAGCAGTAAATCTAAGCATGAAAAGGAGCGGAGCTTTAACCACTGGCCAAAGGAGAACCAAATGCAGAAGGGTTTAATGACTATATATGAAGATGAGACAAAACAGGATACAGGAAGTCGAAGTTCACTGGATtctgagggaaaagggaatgctgaaaaaagcaaaggatttacagagagaaaaatccatGGTGATAACTGGCAAATTCAGAGGACAGAATCTGGGTATGAAAGTAGTGACCATATCAGCAATGGATCTGCAAATCCAGACTCCCCTGTTATTGAAGGAATCAGTACAGCAGATGCCAAGAATGTGAAGGAAAGTGCTTCCTGCAG TGAACAGAACTTGCCAACCAAAAAAGCTGACAGTATGGTACATTCAGTACCCCAGCAGAACAGAAGCTTCCATG cCCCAGATTTGAGGAAAGATCAGATCAATTCTGAAGTTAACTACCGACCTCATCCTCATGTTGGTTTCCCAACAGAATTACATTTGCAGGTGCCCACTCCTCCAGTAAAGAG AGCTGAAATGCCTGAGACCAACAGGAAAACCTTCCCGTCgtcagctctgcagccagtgGTCAGGGAGATCGTGAAGTCAGACAGGAGCAAGGCCGACGAGCCGAGCCCTTCCGAGTGGCTTCACGCGGACAGGTGGGAGAGGGTGAACGTGCCGGGGTGTTGTGCGGACAGCGCGTCCCACCCCTTCCCAGACAGCGCCTGCGGCAGGAAGCCGACCCCCAGCGACGCTCCCGTCCCTGCCCAGCCGCAGACCCATCACACCAGAAGCGTGTCCCAGCACACCCTGGGTCCcaagccagggctgctgccctgtgcGCCCCAGGGCCTGCCGGAAaggccggcgctgcccgccccTGCCAGCGAGCTCGCCGGGCACCTGCTCCGCAGGGCAGAACCCCTCTGGGTGCCTGAAGCCGTGTACCAGAACATTCCTCCCCCCTTACCTCCAAAGAAGTACGCTCTGAGCACTTTGGCAGCGTCAGAGAGCAACTCGGTTGCGGATGTAAAATCAACGGAAGCGTTGCAAAATAGTCCTTTAAGGCCAACAGGTGCGCCTTCAAAATCTGCGTCAGAAGCAAGTGCAGTCCCAGCTGAACAAAGGCTTaaagagccccttccagggaaCGAAGTGTTTGCTCATAAACCGGATTCTCCACCTCGCTTATCAGTTAATGAGTTCTGGACCGTGTCTGAAAACATGTTGAAGAAAGGATCTCGTCACAcgggagccagccctggctgtgtggATGGCAACGACAGCATGTCCCTAACCACCTACTTCTCAGTAGACAGCTGCATGACTGACACCTACAGGCTGAAGTACCACCAGAGGCCCAAGCTGTATTTCACAGAGAGTGGAAGCTTCCACAAGGAGAAGCATCCTCCGGCAGCCGGAGTAGATCTGAATGCCACATATCCTGTCACTCTGGAGCCCAGGCATCCCACCCCTGAACAGAGGTACAAGGCAAATGCAGAAGGAATACACTGCAGTCGATAG